Proteins from a genomic interval of Sphingomonas sp. Y38-1Y:
- the desA gene encoding syringate O-demethylase, protein MTDQSLQSVLDQGGDIVDLLRNQQVGPNVYPGVPAEYSNWRTEQQAWATKAVLFNQSFHMVDLEVSGPDAFAMLNYLGINSFKGFVPDRAKQFVPVTPDGYVIGDVILFYLEENRFNLVGRAPTIEWVEYHAATGDWNVTVERDERTAVRPDPENRKNYRFQLQGPNAMAVLGEAMGETPPDLKFFHMARITIAGVEVRALRHGMAGQPGYELFGPWQDYDTVRNALIEAGKDHGLTLVGGRTYSSNTLESGWIPSPLPAVYTGEALKPYREWLKANSYEAKASIGGSFVPDSVEGYYLTPWDLGYGPFVKFDHDFIGREALERMAGQPQRKKVTLALDNADVMRVVSSALQKGDRAKYMEFPSAVYSMHPYDAVLKDGKTIGISTWIGYSANEGKMLTLAMVEADFAEPGTEVSLLWGEPDGGTRKPTVERHVQTEIKAIVSSVPYSEVARDNYAEGWRTKQGA, encoded by the coding sequence ATGACCGACCAGAGCCTGCAATCCGTCCTCGACCAGGGCGGCGACATCGTCGACCTGCTGCGCAACCAGCAGGTCGGCCCCAACGTCTATCCGGGCGTCCCCGCCGAATATTCGAACTGGCGCACCGAACAGCAGGCCTGGGCGACCAAGGCCGTCCTGTTCAATCAGTCGTTCCACATGGTCGACCTTGAAGTCAGCGGCCCCGACGCCTTCGCGATGCTCAACTATCTGGGCATCAACAGCTTCAAGGGCTTCGTCCCCGATCGCGCCAAGCAGTTCGTGCCCGTCACCCCCGACGGCTATGTCATCGGCGACGTGATCCTCTTCTATCTGGAGGAGAACCGCTTCAACCTGGTCGGGCGCGCGCCGACGATTGAGTGGGTCGAGTATCACGCGGCGACCGGCGACTGGAACGTCACGGTCGAGCGCGACGAGCGCACCGCCGTCCGTCCCGACCCCGAGAACCGCAAGAATTATCGCTTCCAGCTTCAGGGGCCGAACGCGATGGCGGTGCTGGGCGAGGCGATGGGCGAGACGCCGCCTGACCTGAAGTTCTTCCACATGGCGCGCATCACGATCGCGGGGGTCGAGGTGCGTGCGCTTCGCCACGGCATGGCGGGCCAGCCGGGTTATGAGCTGTTCGGGCCGTGGCAGGATTACGACACCGTCCGCAATGCGCTGATCGAGGCGGGCAAGGATCATGGCCTCACGCTGGTGGGCGGTCGCACCTATTCGTCGAACACGCTGGAAAGCGGCTGGATCCCGTCGCCGCTGCCCGCCGTCTATACCGGCGAGGCGCTGAAGCCCTATCGCGAGTGGCTGAAGGCCAACAGCTATGAGGCCAAGGCGTCGATCGGCGGCAGCTTCGTTCCCGACAGCGTCGAGGGCTATTACCTGACGCCGTGGGACCTGGGTTATGGCCCATTCGTCAAGTTCGACCACGACTTCATTGGCCGCGAGGCGCTGGAGCGGATGGCCGGCCAGCCGCAGCGCAAGAAGGTGACGCTGGCGCTCGACAATGCCGACGTGATGCGCGTGGTCAGCTCCGCGCTCCAGAAGGGCGACCGCGCCAAGTATATGGAGTTCCCGAGCGCGGTCTATTCGATGCACCCCTATGACGCGGTGCTGAAGGACGGGAAGACGATCGGGATCTCCACCTGGATCGGCTACTCCGCGAATGAGGGCAAGATGCTGACGCTGGCGATGGTCGAGGCCGATTTCGCCGAGCCGGGCACCGAGGTGTCGCTGCTGTGGGGCGAACCCGATGGCGGCACGCGCAAGCCGACGGTCGAGCGCCACGTCCAGACGGAGATCAAGGCGATCGTCAGCTCGGTCCCGTATTCGGAAGTCGCGCGCGACAATTACGCCGAGGGCTGGCGCACGAAGCAGGGGGCGTAA
- a CDS encoding TrmH family RNA methyltransferase, giving the protein MAFHVYMLRLADGHFYVGHTDNLEHRIAQHEAGTLPGYTQTRRPIELVWSEAVVTREEALAAEAQIKGWRREKKEALIAGDWAQVSGLARKSFDTGLRQAQPLLRTNGEEKPAPPPVIILVRPQLGENIGKAARAMLNFGLVEMRLVAPRDGWPNPAAGPAASGADVVLAQAQVFDSVHDAVADCAHVYATTVRKRGVTKPVVTPEQAALGIHGRTGRSAILFGPERSGLETDDVAIAREILTVPINPEFGSLNLAQAVILVAYEWSKHVDLVQPTDTELDSPAPQTELDGMIDQFETMLEGAGYFFPPDKVPTTKRMIRTLLTKPAWTTPEVRTVRGMLSALARPRDR; this is encoded by the coding sequence ATGGCATTCCACGTCTACATGCTGCGTCTGGCGGACGGGCATTTCTATGTCGGCCACACCGACAATCTCGAGCACCGCATCGCTCAGCATGAAGCGGGTACGCTCCCCGGATACACCCAGACACGGAGGCCAATTGAACTCGTGTGGTCCGAAGCCGTCGTCACCCGGGAGGAAGCCCTTGCCGCCGAGGCGCAGATCAAGGGTTGGCGACGCGAGAAGAAAGAGGCGCTGATCGCTGGTGATTGGGCGCAAGTGTCCGGCCTCGCGCGCAAGTCCTTCGATACGGGTCTTCGTCAGGCTCAGCCCCTACTCAGGACGAACGGGGAGGAGAAGCCCGCCCCGCCCCCCGTCATCATCCTCGTACGCCCGCAGCTCGGCGAGAATATCGGCAAGGCGGCGCGTGCGATGCTCAATTTCGGGCTGGTCGAGATGCGGCTGGTCGCCCCCCGGGACGGATGGCCCAATCCCGCGGCAGGCCCCGCCGCCAGCGGCGCGGACGTCGTGCTCGCGCAGGCACAGGTTTTCGACAGCGTCCACGACGCCGTCGCCGATTGCGCGCACGTCTATGCCACCACCGTCCGCAAGCGCGGTGTCACCAAGCCCGTCGTCACGCCCGAGCAGGCCGCACTCGGCATCCATGGCCGCACGGGCCGGTCGGCGATCCTGTTCGGGCCCGAGCGGTCGGGGCTCGAGACTGACGACGTCGCGATCGCGCGTGAGATCCTGACGGTGCCGATCAATCCGGAGTTCGGATCGCTCAACCTGGCGCAGGCGGTGATCCTCGTCGCCTATGAATGGTCGAAGCATGTCGACCTGGTGCAGCCGACCGATACCGAGCTCGACTCACCCGCGCCGCAGACCGAGCTCGACGGCATGATCGACCAGTTTGAGACGATGCTGGAAGGCGCCGGCTATTTCTTCCCGCCGGACAAGGTGCCGACGACCAAGCGGATGATCCGCACGCTGCTGACCAAGCCGGCCTGGACCACGCCCGAGGTGCGGACGGTGCGGGGGATGCTTTCGGCGCTCGCACGGCCGCGGGATCGGTAA
- the glyA gene encoding serine hydroxymethyltransferase has translation MSTNPRTLGDVQPDGFFTRTLADADAEVFAGVESELDRERHQIELIASENIVSKAVLEAQGSVFTNKYAEGYPGKRYYQGCAPSDAVETLAIERAKALFGCGFANVQPHSGAQANGAVMLALTKPGDTIMGMSLDAGGHLTHGAKAAMSGKWFNAVQYGVRREDHLVDFDQVEALAKEHKPTLLIAGGSAYPRTLDFARFRAIADEVGALFMVDMAHFAGIVAGGLHPSPFEHAHVVTTTTHKTLRGPRGGMVMTNDEAIAKKINSAVFPGLQGGPLMHVIAAKAVAFGEALRPDYKSYIAAVVENAKVLAATLGERGANLVAGGTDTHLALVDLTPLGVTGRDADEALERAGITCNKNGIPFDPLPPVKTSGIRVGSPAGTTRGFGTGEFREIGNMIADVLDGLKAKGEHGDPSVEADVRGRVRALCERFPIY, from the coding sequence ATGAGCACCAATCCCCGCACGCTGGGCGACGTCCAGCCCGACGGCTTCTTCACCCGCACGCTCGCCGATGCGGACGCAGAGGTCTTTGCCGGCGTCGAGAGCGAGCTCGACCGCGAGCGGCACCAGATCGAGCTGATCGCCAGCGAGAACATCGTGTCCAAGGCGGTGCTCGAGGCGCAGGGATCGGTCTTCACCAACAAGTACGCCGAGGGTTATCCCGGCAAGCGCTATTACCAGGGTTGCGCCCCGTCCGACGCGGTCGAGACGCTGGCGATCGAGCGCGCCAAGGCGCTGTTCGGCTGCGGCTTCGCCAACGTCCAGCCGCATTCGGGCGCGCAGGCGAACGGCGCGGTGATGCTGGCGCTGACCAAGCCCGGCGACACGATCATGGGCATGAGCCTGGATGCCGGCGGCCACCTGACGCACGGCGCCAAGGCGGCGATGTCGGGCAAGTGGTTCAACGCGGTCCAGTACGGCGTTCGTCGCGAGGATCACCTCGTCGACTTCGACCAGGTCGAGGCGCTGGCCAAGGAGCACAAGCCGACGCTGCTGATCGCGGGTGGCTCCGCCTATCCGCGCACGCTCGACTTCGCGCGCTTCCGTGCGATCGCCGATGAAGTAGGCGCGCTGTTCATGGTCGACATGGCGCATTTCGCAGGCATCGTGGCTGGCGGGCTCCACCCCTCGCCGTTCGAGCACGCGCATGTCGTGACGACGACCACGCACAAGACGCTGCGTGGCCCCCGCGGCGGCATGGTGATGACCAATGATGAGGCGATCGCCAAGAAGATCAACTCGGCGGTGTTCCCCGGCCTTCAGGGCGGCCCGCTGATGCACGTCATCGCAGCCAAGGCGGTGGCGTTCGGCGAGGCGCTGCGTCCCGACTACAAGAGCTACATCGCCGCGGTGGTCGAGAATGCCAAGGTGCTGGCCGCGACGCTGGGCGAGCGCGGCGCGAACCTGGTCGCCGGAGGCACCGATACGCATCTGGCGCTGGTCGACCTGACCCCGCTGGGCGTCACCGGCCGCGACGCTGACGAGGCGCTGGAGCGCGCGGGCATCACCTGCAACAAGAACGGCATCCCCTTCGACCCGCTGCCGCCGGTCAAGACCAGCGGCATCCGCGTCGGCTCGCCCGCCGGCACCACCCGCGGCTTCGGCACGGGCGAGTTCCGCGAGATCGGCAACATGATCGCCGACGTTCTCGACGGGCTCAAGGCCAAGGGCGAGCATGGGGACCCTTCGGTCGAGGCGGACGTTCGGGGCCGGGTGCGCGCCTTGTGCGAGCGCTTCCCGATCTATTGA
- the nrdR gene encoding transcriptional regulator NrdR: MRCPFCGHDDSQVKDSRPSEDGSAIRRRRQCSACAARFTTFERIQLRDLVVVKSGEEHVRREPFDRDKLLRSVSIACRKRPIDQVRIEQLVSGIQRQLETAGESEVSSTRIGEMVMEGLKGLDSVAYIRFASVYKDFREARDFEAFAGSVSEVARG; the protein is encoded by the coding sequence ATGCGCTGCCCATTCTGCGGCCATGACGACAGCCAGGTAAAGGATAGCCGCCCGTCGGAAGACGGGTCGGCGATCCGGCGGCGGCGCCAGTGCAGCGCCTGCGCCGCGCGCTTCACGACGTTCGAGCGCATCCAGCTCCGCGATCTCGTCGTCGTCAAGTCGGGCGAGGAGCATGTCCGGCGCGAACCGTTCGACCGCGACAAGCTCCTCCGCTCGGTCTCGATCGCCTGCCGCAAGCGGCCGATCGACCAGGTGCGGATCGAACAGCTCGTCTCCGGCATCCAGCGCCAATTGGAGACCGCGGGCGAGAGCGAAGTCTCCTCGACCCGCATCGGCGAGATGGTGATGGAGGGGCTGAAGGGCCTCGATTCGGTCGCGTATATCCGCTTTGCGAGCGTCTATAAGGACTTCCGCGAGGCACGCGATTTCGAGGCGTTCGCGGGGAGCGTGAGCGAGGTGGCGCGGGGGTGA
- a CDS encoding DUF3419 family protein has translation MLPQSKAPANRAVRGAVHRHEHLSKQGLLERAFTFAFRGLVYAQIWEDPEVDLEALAITPDAHVVTIASGGCNVLSYLTANPARITAVDLNTAHIALNKLKLAAARHLPDHAAFHRFFGEANRPENVAAYETYVRPHLDEPTRRYWEGRDLIGRRRIGGFRKGFYRKGLLGGFIGAAHLVAKLHGVDPREMLEARSIEEQRAIFDARLAPMFDRKFVRWLCDQPASLFGLGIPPAQYEALAGDDPQGIAAVLRHRLEKLACDFALTDNYFAWQAFGRGYGKGPAAPLPPYLLAENYEAVRDRVDRVEVRHVNMCDYLDGMLDASLDRYILLDAQDWMTHAVLTRLWTAITRTAKPGARVLFRTAAAPTLLPGRVPGAILDRWDYREEASLDYTRRDRSAIYGGVHLYVLKG, from the coding sequence ATGCTGCCCCAGTCCAAAGCGCCCGCCAATCGCGCCGTTCGCGGCGCGGTCCACCGTCATGAGCATCTGAGCAAGCAGGGCCTGCTCGAACGTGCCTTCACGTTCGCGTTCCGCGGCCTCGTCTATGCGCAGATCTGGGAAGACCCGGAGGTCGACCTGGAGGCGCTGGCGATCACGCCGGATGCCCATGTCGTCACGATCGCGAGCGGCGGCTGCAACGTCCTGTCGTACCTGACCGCGAACCCGGCGCGGATCACCGCGGTCGACCTCAACACCGCGCATATCGCCCTCAACAAGCTGAAGCTCGCCGCGGCACGGCACCTGCCGGATCACGCCGCCTTCCACCGCTTCTTCGGCGAGGCCAACCGGCCCGAGAATGTCGCGGCGTACGAGACTTATGTCCGTCCGCACCTCGACGAGCCGACACGCCGTTACTGGGAGGGGCGCGACCTGATCGGGCGGCGGCGGATCGGCGGGTTCCGCAAGGGCTTCTATCGCAAGGGACTGCTCGGCGGGTTCATCGGCGCGGCGCACCTCGTCGCCAAGCTGCACGGCGTCGATCCGCGCGAGATGCTGGAGGCGCGCTCGATCGAGGAGCAGCGGGCGATCTTCGACGCGCGCCTCGCCCCCATGTTCGACCGCAAGTTCGTGCGCTGGCTCTGCGACCAGCCCGCTTCGCTGTTCGGGCTGGGCATCCCGCCCGCGCAATATGAGGCGCTGGCCGGCGACGATCCGCAGGGGATCGCGGCGGTGCTGCGCCATCGGCTGGAGAAGCTCGCCTGCGACTTCGCGCTCACCGACAATTATTTCGCGTGGCAGGCGTTCGGGCGCGGCTATGGCAAGGGGCCCGCGGCGCCGCTGCCGCCGTATCTGCTCGCCGAGAATTATGAGGCCGTGCGCGACCGCGTCGATCGGGTCGAGGTGCGGCACGTCAATATGTGCGACTATCTGGACGGGATGCTGGACGCGTCGCTCGACCGGTACATCCTTCTCGATGCGCAGGACTGGATGACCCATGCGGTGCTGACGCGGCTGTGGACCGCGATCACCCGGACGGCGAAGCCGGGCGCGCGTGTCCTGTTCCGCACCGCCGCCGCGCCCACCTTGCTGCCCGGCCGCGTGCCAGGCGCGATCCTCGACCGCTGGGATTATCGCGAGGAAGCGTCGCTCGACTACACCCGCCGCGATCGGTCGGCGATCTATGGCGGCGTCCACCTCTATGTGCTGAAGGGATGA
- a CDS encoding DUF3429 family protein, protein MTKGGLRSVPPAARMLGLAGLLPQAAAALLVVAGPLDLRFSALALAFAYAALILSFLGGLWWGLAAARGAGGWIYVAAVVPSLFALATTVPWAVGAAWPGPSLIALAVAIWASLIVDRRLVREGVAPGWWMSLRVPLSLGLGALTLVAGIAA, encoded by the coding sequence ATGACGAAGGGCGGTTTGCGATCGGTGCCGCCCGCGGCGCGGATGCTGGGGCTGGCGGGGTTGCTGCCCCAGGCGGCCGCGGCGTTGCTGGTCGTCGCAGGGCCGCTCGACCTGCGCTTTTCGGCGCTGGCGCTCGCCTTTGCCTATGCGGCGTTGATCCTCAGCTTCCTCGGCGGGCTCTGGTGGGGCCTTGCCGCGGCGCGTGGAGCGGGCGGATGGATCTATGTCGCGGCGGTGGTGCCGAGCCTGTTCGCACTGGCGACGACGGTACCGTGGGCGGTCGGGGCGGCGTGGCCGGGGCCGTCGCTGATTGCGCTGGCGGTGGCGATCTGGGCGAGCCTGATCGTCGATCGCCGGTTGGTGCGCGAGGGCGTGGCGCCGGGTTGGTGGATGTCGCTCAGGGTGCCGCTGTCGCTCGGGCTGGGCGCGTTGACGCTGGTGGCGGGGATCGCGGCGTAA
- the rpiB gene encoding ribose 5-phosphate isomerase B codes for MPRIIYLASDHAAVELKAALADWLRGEGHDVRDLGPETADRVDYPDYGYKLAEALAADAQATGIALCGSGIGISIAANRVAGCRCALVNEPVSAALAREHNDANAIAMGARLVGLDMAKACVEAFLATPFAGGRHAGRVEKLTNPPG; via the coding sequence ATGCCCCGCATCATCTACCTTGCCTCCGACCATGCCGCGGTCGAGCTGAAGGCGGCGCTCGCCGACTGGCTGCGCGGCGAGGGGCACGACGTGCGCGATCTGGGTCCGGAAACGGCGGACCGGGTCGACTATCCTGACTATGGCTACAAGCTGGCCGAGGCGCTGGCGGCGGACGCCCAGGCGACCGGGATCGCGCTGTGCGGATCGGGGATCGGTATCTCGATCGCAGCCAACCGCGTGGCCGGATGCCGCTGCGCGCTGGTCAACGAACCCGTCTCGGCCGCGCTCGCGCGCGAGCACAATGATGCGAACGCGATCGCGATGGGCGCGCGGCTGGTCGGTCTCGACATGGCAAAGGCGTGCGTCGAGGCGTTCCTGGCGACGCCGTTCGCGGGCGGCCGTCATGCGGGCCGGGTCGAGAAGCTGACCAACCCGCCGGGCTAA
- a CDS encoding alpha/beta fold hydrolase → MHDALPLLMVPGLLCDARVFEPQSASLANVIALAGHGTRDSLGEMADAILADSPPRFALLGHSMGARVAMEIWRRAPERIDRLALVSTGTHLPREGEAAKRHELLDLGRCEGAGALVDAWLPPMFAPAHRGDAALVNPIRTMCVEQGVDAYAAQIAALLTRPEIDSLLPAIGVPVLVAVGEHDGWATPEQHAAFAARIPGATLTIIPGAGHMLPVEAPGPFNAAIRDWLAAPSSTGDA, encoded by the coding sequence GTGCACGACGCGCTGCCCCTGCTGATGGTGCCGGGCCTGCTGTGCGACGCGCGCGTGTTCGAGCCGCAGTCTGCCTCTCTCGCCAACGTGATCGCGCTGGCGGGTCATGGGACGCGCGACAGCCTGGGCGAGATGGCCGACGCGATCCTGGCCGACTCGCCGCCGCGCTTCGCGCTGCTCGGGCACTCGATGGGCGCGCGCGTCGCGATGGAGATCTGGCGCCGGGCGCCCGAGCGGATCGACCGGCTGGCGCTGGTCAGCACGGGCACGCACCTGCCGCGCGAGGGCGAGGCGGCGAAGCGTCACGAGCTGCTCGACCTCGGTCGATGCGAAGGGGCGGGGGCACTGGTCGATGCGTGGCTGCCGCCAATGTTCGCGCCCGCGCACCGGGGCGATGCCGCGCTCGTCAATCCGATCCGCACGATGTGCGTCGAACAGGGCGTCGATGCCTATGCGGCGCAGATCGCCGCGCTGCTGACCCGTCCCGAGATCGACTCGCTGCTTCCCGCCATCGGAGTGCCGGTGCTCGTTGCGGTCGGTGAGCATGACGGCTGGGCGACGCCCGAGCAGCACGCCGCCTTTGCCGCGCGCATCCCGGGCGCGACCCTCACCATCATCCCCGGCGCCGGGCACATGCTGCCCGTCGAAGCGCCCGGTCCCTTCAACGCCGCGATCCGCGACTGGCTCGCGGCCCCCTCTTCCACAGGAGACGCCTGA